In a single window of the Eleginops maclovinus isolate JMC-PN-2008 ecotype Puerto Natales chromosome 6, JC_Emac_rtc_rv5, whole genome shotgun sequence genome:
- the atg10 gene encoding ubiquitin-like-conjugating enzyme ATG10 isoform X1: protein MSLCVLDEENFHLCCQLLLQLSEQLGDGWSWEGGQSLLGSRNITDGSDPAQGSQEGYLRKTALRSVVIDSSSVWDYEGGWSDTSCQSQSEQQEGEQEQAAVDASADTNSIKGDLEEQDEDDGVCVVSAGSSQLLQYEYHILHSCSYSTPVLYFRTCTQEGRSLSLEEVWSSVHPNYRLRLQSSPLNTITLQEHPLLGQPFFMLHPCRTEEFMRPVLQAAQDQHRSVNYVLSWLSVVGPMVGLDVPLKYSTLLHPAAPSPAEILPPCTEAASST, encoded by the exons ATGAGCCTGTGTGTTCTGGATGAGGAGAACTTCCACCTCTGCtgtcagctcctcctgcagctgtcGGAGCAGCTGGGGGACGGCTGGAGCTGGGAGGGGGGACAG AGCCTGCTGGGCTCCAGGAATATTACTGATGGTTCTGATCCGGCTCAGGGTTCTCAGGAGGGTTACCTGAGGAAGACTGCTCTCAGGTCAGTGGTCATCGACTCCAGCTCAGTGTGGGACTATGAAGGAGGCTGGTCAGACACTTCCTGTCAATCACAGTCTGAGCAGCAGGAAGGGGAACAGGAACAG GCTGCTGTCGATGCCTCAGCTGATACTAACAGCATCAAAGGTGACCTGGAGGAACAAGATGAAgatgatggagtgtgtgtggtgtctgcAGGCAGCAGCCAGCTGCTTCAGTACGAGTATCACATCCTGCACTCCTGCAGCTACAGCACACCGGTGCTCTACTTCAGAACCTGCACCCAgg AGGGGCGGAGCCTGTCGCTGGAGGAAGTGTGGAGCTCCGTCCATCCAAACTACAGGCTGCGACTCCAGAGCAGTCCTCTGAACACCATCACTCTGCAG gaGCACCCTCTGCTGGGTCAGCCTTTCTTCATGCTCCACCCCTGCAGGACGGAGGAGTTCATGCGTCCGGTGCTGCAGGCGGCTCAGGACCAGCACAG GTCGGTGAACTACGTGTTGTCGTGGCTCAGTGTGGTGGGTCCTATGGTGGGGCTGGACGTCCCTCTGAAATACTCCACCCTGCTGCACCCTGCAGCACCGAGCCCGGCTGAGATTCTGCCCCCCTGTACGGAGGCTGCATCATCAACCTGA
- the atg10 gene encoding ubiquitin-like-conjugating enzyme ATG10 isoform X2: MSLCVLDEENFHLCCQLLLQLSEQLGDGWSWEGGQGSQEGYLRKTALRSVVIDSSSVWDYEGGWSDTSCQSQSEQQEGEQEQAAVDASADTNSIKGDLEEQDEDDGVCVVSAGSSQLLQYEYHILHSCSYSTPVLYFRTCTQEGRSLSLEEVWSSVHPNYRLRLQSSPLNTITLQEHPLLGQPFFMLHPCRTEEFMRPVLQAAQDQHRSVNYVLSWLSVVGPMVGLDVPLKYSTLLHPAAPSPAEILPPCTEAASST; the protein is encoded by the exons ATGAGCCTGTGTGTTCTGGATGAGGAGAACTTCCACCTCTGCtgtcagctcctcctgcagctgtcGGAGCAGCTGGGGGACGGCTGGAGCTGGGAGGGGGGACAG GGTTCTCAGGAGGGTTACCTGAGGAAGACTGCTCTCAGGTCAGTGGTCATCGACTCCAGCTCAGTGTGGGACTATGAAGGAGGCTGGTCAGACACTTCCTGTCAATCACAGTCTGAGCAGCAGGAAGGGGAACAGGAACAG GCTGCTGTCGATGCCTCAGCTGATACTAACAGCATCAAAGGTGACCTGGAGGAACAAGATGAAgatgatggagtgtgtgtggtgtctgcAGGCAGCAGCCAGCTGCTTCAGTACGAGTATCACATCCTGCACTCCTGCAGCTACAGCACACCGGTGCTCTACTTCAGAACCTGCACCCAgg AGGGGCGGAGCCTGTCGCTGGAGGAAGTGTGGAGCTCCGTCCATCCAAACTACAGGCTGCGACTCCAGAGCAGTCCTCTGAACACCATCACTCTGCAG gaGCACCCTCTGCTGGGTCAGCCTTTCTTCATGCTCCACCCCTGCAGGACGGAGGAGTTCATGCGTCCGGTGCTGCAGGCGGCTCAGGACCAGCACAG GTCGGTGAACTACGTGTTGTCGTGGCTCAGTGTGGTGGGTCCTATGGTGGGGCTGGACGTCCCTCTGAAATACTCCACCCTGCTGCACCCTGCAGCACCGAGCCCGGCTGAGATTCTGCCCCCCTGTACGGAGGCTGCATCATCAACCTGA
- the fam110b gene encoding protein FAM110B, which translates to MPTETLAPALPDSKAAGPATPFSSTVPLRILNKGPDYFRRQVDTNPKRLSAVERLEADKAKYVKSQEVINAKQEPIKPPVLAKPPVGHTLLSKRGSGIGGGGNGGGIPFKASNNNAKSDTCAGSSKRENLNLEILKNLLNSSSSSGATSEGRIGGAKSAVLMRSSGGMARSWTPSGMPLTYRSTMTLNEHPAESAPSPSTSHSLRSFSHSLKVPPLNSGGRRSPLQGGNLNLSRRGEGIIDRSRSPLPPLLTSHSSSDLLRLCNGKPLSTARSSSSSAPPLPPKPNPASLPPPALSFSLPPPRPTPSPSLCDNSTPQGDPTNTSTDANLELGSSVVRRSSLHRSKSDLSDRYARAGADVERFFNYCGLDPEELEAVGPENFARANSDIVSLNFRSASMISSDCDRSRRSSNDGLSEAAEEEEEEAGERVPYGISAVERNARVIKWLYSIKQARETQKVSHV; encoded by the exons ATGCCGACAGAGACACTGGCTCCAGCCCTGCCAGATAGCAAGGCCGCTGGCCCCGCAACACCCTTCAGTTCCACCGTACCCCTCCGCATCCTCAATAAGGGCCCGGACTACTTCAGGAGACAG GTGGACACTAACCCAAAGCGCCTCAGTGCTGTGGAGAGACTGGAAGCTGACAAGGCAAAGTATGTCAAGAGCCAGGAGGTTATCAACGCCAAGCAGGAGCCAATCAAACCACCCGTGTTGGCTAAGCCTCCCGTCGGTCACACCCTCCTATCCAAAAGGGGCTCTGGGATTGGTGGAGGCGGAAATGGGGGCGGGATACCTTTCAAAGCATCCAATAACAATGCTAAATCAGACACATGTGCAGGCAGCAGCAAACGAGAGAATTTAAACCTGGAGATCCTTAAAAATCTGCTTAACTCCTCATCATCTTCAGGAGCAACGTCCGAAGGGCGCATAGGCGGAGCTAAGAGTGCTGTGTTGATGAGGTCGTCAGGGGGAATGGCCAGAAGTTGGACACCATCCGG GATGCCGTTAACCTACCGATCCACGATGACGCTGAATGAGCATCCTGCTGAATCCGCTCCCAGCCCCAGCACCTCACACTCCCTGCGCTCCTTTTCCCATTCGCTGAAGGTCCCGCCGTTGAACAGCGGGGGGCGTCGCAGTCCACTGCAGGGTGGAAACCTCAACCTTAGCAGACGAGGTGAAGGAATTATTGATCGCTCCCGCTCCCCACTCCCACCCCTACTCACCTCCCACTCCTCCTCAGACCTCCTGCGACTGTGCAATGGAAAGCCGCTGAGCACGGCCCGGTCCAGCAGCTCATCGGCTCCACCGCTCCCTCCAAAACCCAACCCCGCCTCCCTCCCACCCCCCGCACTTTCCTTTTCGTTGCCACCCCCTCGTCCAACTCCATCCCCTTCGCTGTGTGACAACAGCACCCCACAGGGAGATCCTACAAATACTTCAACAGATGCCAACCTGGAGCTTGGTTCCTCCGTGGTTCGCCGCTCCTCGCTACACAGATCTAAGTCAGACCTGTCAGACCGGTACGCCCGGGCCGGAGCTGACGTGGAACGTTTTTTTAACTACTGTGGCCTCGACCCAGAGGAGCTGGAGGCAGTTGGTCCAGAGAACTTTGCTCGGGCCAACTCAGACATCGTCAGCCTGAACTTTCGATCAGCTTCTATGATCTCCTCAGACTGCGACCGGTCGCGGCGATCTTCCAATGATGGGCTATCAGAGGcggctgaggaggaggaggaggaggccggAGAGCGTGTTCCATATGGCATCTCGGCTGTGGAGCGAAACGCTCGAGTCATTAAGTGGCTATACAGCATCAAGCAGgccagagagacacagaaagtcTCCCATGTTTAG